The DNA window cccatctctctctctctctctctccccatctctctccccatctctctctctctctccccatctctctctccccatctctctctcccccccatctctctctccccatctctctctctccctccctctccccatctctctccccctccccatctctccctctctctctctctctcctctctctcctctctctctctctctctctctctctctctctctctctctctctctctctctctctctctctctctctctctctctctcctctcctccctcccccatctctctctctcccttccttccctctgtaGAGGCTGGTGGTGTGTCTGGAGGAGTCAGTGTACATCCACAACATCAAAGACATGAAGCTGCTGAAGACCCTTCTCAACACGCCCTCCAACCCCTCAGGTAAACACAGTGTACAGAACAGTGTTTCCTAAACCAGTGCTGCTCTGTGGGTTTCTGATGGGGAAAAGCAGAAGCTGTCTTTCTGTGGACTGAAATGAACATGTTTGTTCTGTTTAGGTCTGTGTGCTCTGTCCATCAACCATTCCAACTCGTACCTGGCCTACCCAGGCAGCTCCACCATCGGAGAGATCATAGTTTACGATGCCAACAACCTGGTAAGGCctgctactactgtactactactactgtactactactactactgtactactactactgtactactactactgtactactgcacaactactatactactatactactactgtactactactactgtactaatactactgtactactactatagtactactgtactactactactgtactactactatagtactactgtactactactatagtactactgtactactactactgtactactgtactactactactatagtactactgtactactactactgtactactgtactactactactgtactactactatagtactactgtactactactatagtactactgtactactactactgtactactgtactactactactatagtactactgtactactactactgtactactactatagtactactgtactactgtactactactactgtactactactactgtactactactactgtactactactatagtactactgtactactactactgtactactgtactactactactatagtactactgtactactactactgtactactactatagtactactgtactactgtactactactactgtactactactactgtactactactatagtactactgtactactactactgtactactgtactactactactatagtactactgtactactactactgtactactactatagtactactgtactactgtactactactactgtactactactatagtactactgtactactgtactactactactgtactactactatagtactactgtactactgtactactactactgtactactactatagtactactgtactactactactgtactactactatagtactactgtactactactactgtactactactgtactactgtactactactactgtactactactatagtactactgtactactactatagtactactgtactactactactgtactactactatagtactactgtactactactactgtactactactactgtactactactactgtactactactatagtactactgtactactactactgtactactactactactgtactactactactgtactactactactgtactactgcacaactactatactactactgtactactactatactactatactgtactgctaTTATACTGTGCTCTATAGCTTGGTTGTCAGTACTACTATTGTACTGCtattatactgttctctctgctacattgAAGTGATGTTTGAAGTGATGTTTGAAGTGATGTTCAGACATTGCTGTCAGGTTGTTATATATGGCAGTTTCACCATGTTTCTGTTTTATGACTCAGTGGTATAATTGCGTTGCAGTCCCATGTAAAGCagtcaatcattctctctctctttcatcctctctctctctctcatcatctctctctctctctcatctctctctctctctctctctctctctctctctctctctctctctctctctctctctctctctctctctctctcattctctctctctctcattctctctctcattctctctcattctctctctctctcattctctctcattctctctctctctcattctctctctcattctctctcattctctctctctctcattctctctcattctctctctctcattctctctctctctctctctctctcattctctctctctctctctcattctctctctctctctctcattctctctctctctcattctctctctctctctctctctctctctcattctctctctctctcattctctctctctctctcatcctctcattctctctcatcctctcattctctctctctcattctctctctctctcctctctctctcattctctctctctctctcattctctctctctctcattctctctctctctctctctctctctctctcattctctcattctctctctctctctcatcctctcattctctctcatcctctcattctctctctctcattctctctctctctctctctctctcattctctctctctctcattcattctctctctctctctctctctctctctctctctctctctctctctctctctctctctctctctctctctctctctctctcatcctctcatcctctcattctctcattctctctctctcattctctctctctctctctctctctctctcagagcactCTCACAATGATCCCGGCCCATGACAGTCCCCTGGCTGCTCTCACCTTTAACTCGTCAGGCACCAAGCTGGCCAGCGCCGGAGAGGGTAAGCACTACCAGGACAGCTGCCCCTAGTGACGGGAGGCCAGCGCCGGAGAGGGTAAGCACTACCAGGACAGCTGCCCCTAGTGACGGGAGGCCAGCGCCGGAGAGGGTAAGCACTACCAGGACAGCTGTCCCTAGTGACGGGAGGCCAGCGCTCGGAGAGGGTAAGCACTACCAGGACAGCTGCCCCTAGTGACGGGAGGCCAGCGCCTCGGAGAGGGTAAGCACTACCAGGACAGCTGTCCCTAGTGACGGGAGGCCAGCGCCTCGGAGAGGGTAAGCACTACCAGGACAGCTGCCCCTAGTGACGAGAGGCCAGCGCTCGGAGAGGGTAAGCACTACCAGGACAGCTGTCCCTAGTGACGTGAGGCCAGCGCCGGAGAGGGGGTACTACCAGGACAGCTGTCCCTAGTGACGGGAGGCCAGCGCTGCTTTTGACAACATACCTGGATATTGCAGTTAGGCCCTGGCCATGTCCAAAACATTCAGTACTTGACTAGTAGTAGATGTACTCTGCTGCAGCACACAGTGTATTATAAGCCCATGTGGGCGGGGCATCCTGAAGAGGCATGACACTTTCTCCCTATAGTTAGACAGTCCTGACTGTGAGGGActgactctcttcctcctctagttagacagtcctgactgtgagggactgactctcttcctccctctagttagacagtcctgactgtgagggactgactctctttctccctctagttagacagtcctgactgtgagggactgactctctttctctctctagttagacagtcctgactgtgagggactgactctctttctctctctagttagacagtcctgactgtgagggactgactctctttctccctctagttagacagtcctgactgtgagggactgactctctttctccctctagttagacagtcctgactgtgagggactgactctcttcctccctctagttagacagtcctgactgtgagggactgactctctttctccctctagttAGACAGTCCTGACTGTGAGGGACTGACTCTTCCTCCTCTAGTTAGACAGTCCTGACTGTGAGGGactgactctctttctccctctagttagacagtcctgactgtgagggactgactctctttctctctctagttagacagtcctgactgtgagggactgactctctttctccctcccttcttcatatctctctctctctctctccctctctctctctcttcccctctctcctcccctctctctccctccagggtACTGTAATCCGTGTGTTCTCCATCCCAGAGGGACAGCGTCTGTTTGAGTTCcgcagagggatgaagaggtcaGAGTTCACACAATAGAACATAAACTGTATAAACACACTTTACTACACAACATAGTCTAcatctactgtaatgaacaggactaacagaacacattaaacacacctactgaacaggactaacagaacacattaaacacacctactgtaatgaacaggactaacagaacacattaaacacacctaatgaataggactaacagaacacattaaacacacctactgtaatgaacaggactaacagaacacattaaacacacctactgtaatgaacaggactaacagaacacattaaacacacctactgtaatgaacaggactaacagaacgcattaaacacacctaatgaacaggactaacagaacacattaaacacacctactgtaatgaacaggactaacagaacacattaaacacacctaatgaacaggactaacagaacacattaaacacacctaatgaacaggactaacagaacacattaaacacacctaatgaacaggactaacagaacgcattaaacacacctactgtaatgaacaggactaacagaacgcattaaacacacctactgtaatgcacaggactaacagaacacattaaacacacctactgtaatgaacaggactaacagaacgcattaaacacacctactgtaatgaacaggactaacagaacacattaaacacacctaatgaataggactaacagaacacattaaacacacctactgtaatgaacaggactaacagaacgcattaaacacacctactgtaatgaacaggactaacagaacacattaaacacacctactgtaatgaacaggactaacagaacgcattaaacacacctaatgaacaggactaacagaacacattaaacacacctaatgaacaggactaacagaacacattaaacacacctaatgaacaggactaacagaacacattaaacacacctactgtaatgaacaggactaacagaacacattaaacacacct is part of the Oncorhynchus gorbuscha isolate QuinsamMale2020 ecotype Even-year unplaced genomic scaffold, OgorEven_v1.0 Un_scaffold_6015, whole genome shotgun sequence genome and encodes:
- the LOC124029294 gene encoding WD repeat domain phosphoinositide-interacting protein 1-like, encoding TPDVYIVERLFSSSLVVVVSLSIPRRMNVYHFKKGTEICNYSYSNNILSVRLNRQRLVVCLEESVYIHNIKDMKLLKTLLNTPSNPSGLCALSINHSNSYLAYPGSSTIGEIIVYDANNLSTLTMIPAHDSPLAALTFNSSGTKLASASERGTVIRVFSIPEGQRLFEFRRGMK